GGCATCCATGGCGCCATCAACGGCATCCACACCGGCCTCGACGGCAGCGATGACCGATGCCACCGATGCGCCGCTGGTATCGTGGGTGTGGAAGTGAATGGGCAATCCGACCTCCTGCTTCAACGCACGAATGAGCGCCTGCGCCGCTGCCGGACGACAAATTCCCGCCATATCCTTCACACCAAGGATATGCGCGCCAGCCTTCTCCAGGGACTTGGCAAGGGTAACGTAGTACCGGATATCGTATTTGCCCCGAGAGGTATCGAACAAGTCCGCGGTATAGCAGATGGTGCCTTCGCACAGTGCACCGGTGTCCGCGACGGCATCGATGGCGACGCGCATGTTCTCGATCCAGTTGAACGAATCGAATACGCGGAACAAGTCGATACCACTGGCTGCAGCCTGCCTGACGAAGTACTGCACCACATTGTCGGCATAGTTCGTGTACCCGACGGCGTTGGAGCCGCGCAGCAACATCTGAAACAGAATGTTCGGCACTGACGCCCGTAGCGCGTCAAGCCGTTGCCAGGGGTCTTCCTTCAGGAACCGCATGGCGACATCAAACGTCGCGCCACCCCAGCACTCGAGCGAGAATAGCCCGGACAATTGTCGCGCGTAAAACGGGGCAATTGCGGTCATGTCGGTTGTGCGCATGCGGGTCGCAAGCAGGGACTGATGCGCATCCCGCATGGTGGTATCTGTGAGCAGCACCGCAGGATTGGCCTTCATCCACTCGGCGAATCCACGCGGTCCGAGCTGTTTCAATAATGCGCGGGTTCCCTCCGGGATGGGACCATCGCGCAGTCGTGAGGAAGGAAGCGGCGGAGACAACACCACGTTGGTGGGCGCAGCGCGTCCCTTGACGTCGGCATTGCCATTCACATTGACGTCTGCGATGAAGTTCAGGAGCTTCGTTGCGCGGTCCCGCCGCTGCCGGAACTGGAACAGATCCGGAGTATTGTCGATAAACCGGGTCGTGCATTGTCCGGAGAGGAATTCGTCGTGGCTGATGACATTCTCGAGAAACGGAAGGTTTGTTGCCACCCCTCGGATCCGGAACTCCCGCAGCGCGCGGAGCATCCGTTCGTTTGCCTCTTGCGCATCTCGTCCCTTGCAGGTCACCTTGACCAGCAGCGAATCGTAATAGGGCGTCACCACCGCCCCCGTGTAGGCTGTGCCGGCGTCAAGCCGGATACCAAATCCCGCAGCGCTGCGGTAAGCGGTCAATTTTCCGTGATCGGGAGTAAAGCCGTTCTCCGGATCCTCCGTGGTCACCCGGCACTGCACGGCGTGGCCGCGCAACCGGATCTCAGGCTGGCTCGGTATCGAGGCTTCCGGCGTGCCAATCCTGGCGCCTTCCGAAATGCGGATCTGCGCTTTGACGATATCAATGCCGGTCACTTCTTCGGTGACGGTGTGCTCCACCTGAATGCGTGGGTTCACCTCGATGAAGTAGAAGGCGCCACTGTCGGCGTCCATGAGGAACTCGACCGTGCCCGCGTGGGTGTACGCCACGGCGCTAGCTAGCTTGAGCGCCTCGTTGCACAAGGTCTGGCGTTGGTCTCCATCCAGATACGGCGCGGGTGCGCGCTCCACCACCTTCTGGTTGCGGCGTTGGACGGAACAGTCGCGCTCGAAGAGATGAACGATATTCCCGTGGGTGTCGCCGAGAATCTGCACCTCGACGTGCTTTGCGCGCGCGACGAACTTTTCGAGGTAGACCTCATCATTGCCGAACGCCGCCTTTGCTTCCCGACGCGCCGCAGCAATGGCGTCCGCGAGTTCCGACTCCTGGTGGATGGCGCGCATGCCACGCCCTCCTCCGCCCCAACTGGCCTTGAGCATCAGCGGGTAGCCAATATCTGCCGCCAGCGCCCGTACCTGTTCAATGTCAGACGGCAGAGCACCGGTTGCCGGGACTACCGGCACCCCGACACGCTGAGCGAGTTCGCGCGCGGCAACTTTATTGCCCAGTTCCCGCATGACCGCCGCTGTTGGGCCAATGAACTGAAAGCCAGCCTCTTCGCAACGCTCAGCAAACTCGGGATTCTCGGACAGGAATCCGTAGCCGGGGTGAATGGCATCGACCCCAGCATCCTTCGCGACACGCAGGATGCTCTCGATGTCCAAGTATGCATCGACCGGCTTCTTTCCTTCGCCTACCAGGTAGCTTTCGTCGGCTTTGAACCGGTGCTGTGCGAAGCGGTCCTGATAGGAGTAGATGGCCACCGTCCGGATGCCAAGCTCGCTCGCCGCGCGCATGACGCG
This region of Cupriavidus sp. EM10 genomic DNA includes:
- a CDS encoding pyruvate carboxylase, translated to MNTIRSLLVANRSEIAVRVMRAASELGIRTVAIYSYQDRFAQHRFKADESYLVGEGKKPVDAYLDIESILRVAKDAGVDAIHPGYGFLSENPEFAERCEEAGFQFIGPTAAVMRELGNKVAARELAQRVGVPVVPATGALPSDIEQVRALAADIGYPLMLKASWGGGGRGMRAIHQESELADAIAAARREAKAAFGNDEVYLEKFVARAKHVEVQILGDTHGNIVHLFERDCSVQRRNQKVVERAPAPYLDGDQRQTLCNEALKLASAVAYTHAGTVEFLMDADSGAFYFIEVNPRIQVEHTVTEEVTGIDIVKAQIRISEGARIGTPEASIPSQPEIRLRGHAVQCRVTTEDPENGFTPDHGKLTAYRSAAGFGIRLDAGTAYTGAVVTPYYDSLLVKVTCKGRDAQEANERMLRALREFRIRGVATNLPFLENVISHDEFLSGQCTTRFIDNTPDLFQFRQRRDRATKLLNFIADVNVNGNADVKGRAAPTNVVLSPPLPSSRLRDGPIPEGTRALLKQLGPRGFAEWMKANPAVLLTDTTMRDAHQSLLATRMRTTDMTAIAPFYARQLSGLFSLECWGGATFDVAMRFLKEDPWQRLDALRASVPNILFQMLLRGSNAVGYTNYADNVVQYFVRQAAASGIDLFRVFDSFNWIENMRVAIDAVADTGALCEGTICYTADLFDTSRGKYDIRYYVTLAKSLEKAGAHILGVKDMAGICRPAAAQALIRALKQEVGLPIHFHTHDTSGASVASVIAAVEAGVDAVDGAMDAMSGLTSQPSLGAICAALEHSKRKPALGYQDIQPFSAYWEAVRRNYQPFEADMRAGTSDVYRHEMPGGQYTNLREQARALGLEAQWPEVAQAYADVNIMFGDIVKVTPSSKVVGDMALHLVANKLSTADILDPSKEVSVPDSVVSMCRGEMGYPSDGFPAALQTKILRGATPIEGRAGAHIPPVDLDQTREQAEVDLGQPLSANDLASYLMYPKVFKEFCAHRERYDDVSILPTPVFFFGLDVGQEVSVTLEKGKTLYVGLSAQAEPDDQGGVRMYFDVNGQPRPIRVAKRQDGKVTAAERMANPGNPLHVASPMQGSVISIAVKPGQAVKKGDTVAAVEAMKMETSVVAEASGTVMQVVVQPGNLVKAGQLLIELA